In Lentimicrobiaceae bacterium, one DNA window encodes the following:
- a CDS encoding DUF4974 domain-containing protein, whose amino-acid sequence MKEEQLIDFVTGNITDQSEMKTVMDWIEMSPENRKTYNDILNCWALSGIQYENPNVDVDLPFRQFKRRNFKALIFTGYLKYAAAILIFLSVGALVQYMVSQKFFNQDVAWQELTVPLGQSAILAMSDSTKVWLNSGTKLRYPSSFSAKSRVVELDGEAFFEVASDKNHPFVIKTTDLDVEVTGTRFNVDSYAENEKTNVTLVEGKVAIQNKSGNTVAELLPNMNAEFSKSAGILNLKKVNVEFYTSWTTGTIVFRKESLREIAKKLEKWYSVKIVFDQESIKDIAFSGSILKTKPIDQILEILTYISRIGYQIEPENNQPNVIHLKHLPMKMKK is encoded by the coding sequence ATGAAGGAAGAACAGCTTATCGATTTTGTCACTGGAAATATTACCGATCAGTCGGAAATGAAGACTGTTATGGATTGGATCGAAATGAGTCCCGAAAATCGCAAAACATACAATGATATTTTAAATTGCTGGGCACTTTCGGGTATTCAATACGAAAATCCCAATGTGGATGTTGACCTGCCGTTTAGGCAATTCAAGCGCAGAAATTTTAAAGCCCTGATATTTACCGGATATTTGAAATATGCGGCAGCTATCCTGATCTTTCTTTCAGTTGGGGCATTGGTTCAATACATGGTTTCCCAAAAATTCTTCAACCAGGATGTTGCGTGGCAAGAATTGACTGTTCCGTTAGGACAAAGCGCCATATTAGCCATGAGCGATTCAACCAAGGTATGGCTCAATTCGGGAACAAAATTAAGGTACCCTTCAAGTTTTAGCGCTAAATCAAGAGTTGTTGAACTTGATGGTGAAGCTTTCTTTGAGGTTGCTTCCGATAAAAACCATCCGTTTGTTATTAAAACCACAGATCTGGATGTAGAGGTAACTGGAACAAGGTTCAATGTGGATTCTTACGCTGAGAATGAAAAAACGAATGTCACACTTGTTGAGGGGAAGGTGGCAATACAGAATAAAAGCGGAAATACTGTTGCTGAGCTTCTTCCGAATATGAATGCCGAATTCAGTAAATCTGCCGGAATATTAAACCTGAAAAAGGTTAATGTGGAATTTTATACCAGCTGGACAACAGGAACCATTGTTTTCCGGAAGGAATCTTTACGAGAGATAGCAAAGAAGCTGGAGAAATGGTACAGTGTCAAAATTGTGTTCGATCAGGAGAGTATTAAAGATATTGCCTTTTCAGGTTCTATATTGAAAACCAAACCAATAGACCAGATTTTGGAGATCCTCACATATATTTCCAGGATCGGATATCAAATTGAACCCGAAAACAATCAACCAAACGTAATTCACCTTAAACATTTGCCAATGAAAATGAAAAAGTAG
- a CDS encoding ASKHA domain-containing protein codes for MKKHTICLYPLGKELQVNNQTPLIDVLHEFGIEFPCGGKGTCGKCKVRLLDGEIKTTDAHQRKIEQLGLSPEWRLACFSQCTGDITLEIEQFNHLILADESEFDFVPQKGFGVAVDLGTTTVVAQLIDLSSAKVLAVETMLNPQVKFGADLISRIQACLDGNASEMARIIRSAIGTMIKLMLKKHEVDLQKVVLVGNTAMQLIFSNCDVSPLSMYPFHSDSLGMKTFNPEELEWKFQVTEKVQFYPSIGSFVGSDILAGIAATGLHQKENYTALIDLGTNGEIVIGNKTQIVCASTAAGPAFEGANISMGMRAVTGAISSLNLVDGKIEASVIGNTLPKGICGSALVDAIAIFRKLELIGMFGEIISGEEQIHIAGKVTLTQKDINEFQLAKAAISAGLSILANKLSIQLFDIQEIYIAGGFGSYINIGNVVATGMVEIEEQKIHKMGNTALIGAKIFLFSNPEIIEEILTKTTHINLESDPRFQDIYVDKMLFQ; via the coding sequence ATGAAAAAACATACCATCTGCTTGTACCCCCTTGGCAAAGAATTGCAGGTAAACAACCAAACTCCGTTGATTGACGTGCTTCATGAATTCGGGATTGAGTTTCCTTGCGGGGGCAAAGGAACCTGCGGAAAATGCAAAGTCAGGCTTTTGGATGGGGAGATAAAAACAACTGATGCCCACCAGCGGAAAATTGAACAACTTGGCCTTTCTCCTGAATGGAGGCTGGCCTGTTTCAGCCAATGTACCGGCGATATCACCCTCGAAATTGAACAATTTAATCACCTGATCCTGGCAGACGAAAGCGAGTTTGATTTCGTTCCGCAAAAAGGATTCGGTGTGGCTGTTGACTTGGGAACTACCACAGTAGTTGCCCAATTGATCGACTTATCATCGGCTAAAGTGCTGGCTGTTGAAACCATGCTGAACCCGCAGGTTAAATTTGGTGCCGATCTGATTTCCAGAATTCAGGCTTGTCTGGATGGAAATGCTTCTGAAATGGCCCGGATAATCCGTTCAGCCATCGGAACAATGATTAAATTAATGCTAAAAAAACACGAAGTCGACCTTCAAAAAGTGGTTCTGGTTGGCAACACGGCCATGCAACTGATCTTTAGCAATTGTGATGTTTCTCCTCTTTCGATGTACCCGTTTCACAGCGATAGTTTAGGCATGAAAACATTTAATCCGGAAGAACTGGAATGGAAATTTCAGGTAACCGAAAAAGTACAATTTTACCCATCCATCGGAAGTTTTGTGGGAAGCGACATCCTGGCTGGGATTGCAGCAACCGGACTTCACCAGAAGGAAAATTATACAGCTCTGATTGATCTGGGAACCAATGGAGAAATCGTCATAGGAAATAAAACCCAGATTGTTTGTGCATCAACGGCAGCCGGTCCAGCCTTTGAAGGTGCTAATATTTCAATGGGCATGAGGGCTGTAACCGGTGCAATCTCGTCTCTAAATCTGGTAGATGGAAAGATAGAAGCCAGTGTGATCGGGAATACTTTACCAAAGGGAATATGTGGTAGCGCCCTGGTTGATGCCATCGCCATTTTCCGCAAGCTGGAACTGATCGGGATGTTCGGCGAAATCATTTCAGGAGAAGAGCAAATTCATATTGCAGGGAAAGTGACCCTGACGCAAAAGGACATCAACGAATTTCAGTTGGCCAAAGCCGCCATTTCTGCCGGTCTGTCCATTCTGGCAAATAAGCTTTCGATTCAGCTTTTCGATATTCAGGAAATATATATTGCTGGTGGCTTCGGAAGTTACATCAATATAGGCAATGTTGTCGCAACAGGAATGGTTGAAATTGAGGAGCAAAAAATTCATAAAATGGGAAATACAGCGCTGATTGGGGCAAAGATATTCCTGTTTTCAAACCCAGAAATAATTGAAGAAATTCTGACAAAAACTACTCATATCAACCTGGAAAGTGATCCTAGATTTCAGGATATCTATGTGGATAAAATGCTGTTTCAATAA
- a CDS encoding ABC transporter ATP-binding protein, whose protein sequence is MNNILVLQNLCCGYPKFQLSDINFNIPRSSFAGIIGPNGSGKTTLFRAITGTLGLKSGKILLSDKNLRSFSLRERAQNIAIVSQFIEAGDISVEDYVLMGRIPYHSRFNFFETDEDFEIAHKYMEMTDTWRFKDQLMSELSGGEQQLAGIARALTQQPQLLLLDEPTSHLDITHQVHILNVLQQLNQEMGLSVLMVIHDLNLASEYCDRLILVNKGKIHTQGPPEDVLTFQNIEDVYQTVIVTQNNPLSGKPAVFLASGKVINDLQMKRNETLSD, encoded by the coding sequence ATGAACAATATTCTGGTCCTACAAAATCTGTGTTGCGGATACCCGAAATTTCAGTTGTCCGATATTAACTTCAATATTCCGAGAAGTTCGTTCGCCGGAATCATTGGTCCCAACGGATCGGGAAAAACTACGCTTTTCCGCGCCATAACCGGAACCCTTGGCCTGAAATCTGGAAAAATTCTGTTGTCGGATAAAAACCTGAGGTCGTTTTCGCTGCGGGAGCGGGCTCAAAACATTGCCATCGTTAGCCAGTTTATTGAAGCAGGCGACATAAGTGTGGAAGATTACGTGCTGATGGGCCGGATTCCGTACCACAGCCGTTTCAATTTTTTCGAAACCGACGAGGATTTTGAAATTGCTCACAAGTACATGGAAATGACCGACACCTGGCGGTTTAAGGATCAACTGATGTCGGAATTAAGTGGTGGTGAACAGCAACTTGCCGGAATTGCCCGTGCCCTAACCCAACAACCTCAGCTGCTTTTGCTTGACGAACCGACTTCGCACCTCGACATTACACACCAGGTTCATATCCTGAATGTGTTGCAGCAACTGAACCAGGAAATGGGACTTTCGGTACTGATGGTCATTCACGATCTGAACCTGGCATCGGAATACTGCGACCGGTTGATTCTGGTCAACAAAGGCAAAATACATACTCAAGGTCCTCCGGAAGATGTTCTGACTTTCCAAAATATTGAGGATGTTTACCAAACCGTAATAGTTACCCAAAATAACCCTCTGTCAGGCAAACCAGCTGTTTTCCTGGCTTCCGGGAAAGTGATTAACGACTTACAAATGAAAAGGAATGAGACTTTGTCTGATTGA
- a CDS encoding TonB-dependent receptor: MRITTLLLLISLMQTYATNSYSQNTRLSLKMENASLENILSEIEKVSEFRFFYRSNEIDPNVKHNVDANQQTVDEVLNSLLKDSNLTFKVFDKYIAIVSKENANENVASLFQQKPVSGKVTDQFGATLPGVSVVVKGTTVGVITDNNGNFSISNIPDNAILQFSFVGMKPQEIAVAGKSTINVVLTEETVGIEEVVAIGYGTQRKVVATGSIVSTKGAELVKIPAQNLANSLTGRLPGVIINTRSGEPGYDDPTIFIRGLSTTGNANPLIIIDGVERSGIGRLNPNDIENVTVLKDATAAIYGARAANGVILVTTKRGTDGKSQFEVNFNQGFTQPTRTQKMADSYLFANVQNEYRAAQGLSAKYTDAELQKFRDGTDPDNYPNTNWQDLMIKTLTPTQRADISVSGGSKKMKYFVSLGGLNQPGQFNYGTETYKQYNFRSNIDVQVTDYFKFGFDLSGRMEDRHRPVNDPFSHIMLYLPMWQLHWPGTDYLYPCRDGQNIINMVSDAAGYRNQNYRGVTSTLSFKLDLPWVKGLWVDGSANYDAGYNFNKTWNTPSYVYNKNSFTGIYTKTTIGSAKASLSENFDQSTFMTVNAKINFKRSFKKHNLDAMAGYEQRQTNYDYLSAFRNNFISTELPQLFAGSSVASDQGNSGTASTTARQNYFGRASYDYAGKYLAQAIFRYDGSMNFAKDKRWGLFPGFSLGWRLSEESFMKGVTFINNLKIRASYGEMGNDQVSSYQYLMSYGYNTNYSNVIGNNDVSGLTQSGVPNPDITWEVAKTSNLGLEATLWDNLLGVEFDVFKTRRSNILTTRNAVVPDYTGLALPSQNVGIVENKGFELQLSHINNKHAIKYSLTGNFSFARNKVIYADEVPAAEPYQLATGRPIGSALYYNAIGIFRDQAQINSTPHLVGATPGDIIFQDANNDGVINSRDQIRINETNVPQIVYGFTTSFSYKGFDLSALFQGQANAIFYSNWFGRFNSDVGNFFTARAEGRWTPQNIEGTMPRNDYGGNSNLVQSTQWLKDAGFLRLKNLELGYNLPKRITEKLKVQGFRIFVNGFNLFYLYDHLKDWGQDPEANNTTFYYSQQRVLNMGFNLTF, encoded by the coding sequence ATGAGAATTACAACGTTACTTCTCTTAATCAGTTTGATGCAAACTTATGCAACGAACTCCTATTCCCAGAACACCAGACTGTCACTGAAAATGGAAAATGCCTCGCTTGAGAACATCTTAAGTGAAATTGAAAAGGTTTCTGAGTTTCGTTTCTTTTATCGGAGCAACGAAATCGATCCAAATGTCAAACATAACGTTGATGCAAATCAGCAAACGGTTGATGAAGTACTCAATTCCCTGCTCAAGGATTCCAATTTGACCTTCAAGGTTTTCGACAAGTATATTGCGATCGTATCGAAAGAAAATGCAAACGAGAATGTTGCAAGTCTTTTTCAACAAAAACCCGTTTCCGGTAAAGTCACCGATCAATTCGGTGCAACACTTCCAGGTGTTTCTGTCGTGGTGAAGGGGACAACTGTTGGTGTCATAACAGACAATAACGGCAATTTTTCAATTTCCAATATTCCTGACAATGCCATTTTGCAGTTTTCGTTTGTGGGGATGAAACCACAGGAAATTGCCGTTGCAGGTAAATCAACTATTAATGTGGTGCTTACTGAAGAAACCGTTGGCATTGAAGAAGTGGTAGCCATTGGTTATGGCACCCAAAGGAAAGTGGTAGCTACAGGTTCTATCGTTTCAACCAAAGGCGCTGAATTGGTTAAAATCCCGGCCCAAAATCTGGCCAATTCACTGACAGGACGCCTTCCCGGGGTTATCATCAATACTCGATCCGGTGAACCGGGATATGACGATCCAACAATATTCATCAGGGGTTTAAGTACTACCGGAAATGCCAATCCTCTTATAATTATAGATGGCGTTGAACGATCAGGAATAGGCAGGTTGAATCCGAATGATATTGAAAATGTGACGGTTTTGAAAGATGCAACTGCTGCTATCTATGGTGCGCGGGCAGCAAATGGTGTGATTTTGGTAACAACCAAACGTGGAACTGACGGAAAATCTCAGTTTGAGGTTAACTTTAATCAGGGATTTACACAGCCTACGAGAACACAAAAAATGGCTGATTCATATCTTTTCGCAAATGTTCAAAATGAATACAGAGCAGCACAAGGATTATCTGCAAAATATACGGATGCCGAGTTACAAAAGTTTAGAGATGGTACTGATCCAGACAACTATCCTAATACAAACTGGCAGGATTTGATGATTAAGACCCTTACCCCAACTCAACGGGCAGATATTTCGGTATCCGGGGGAAGCAAAAAAATGAAATATTTTGTTTCATTGGGAGGACTTAACCAGCCAGGACAGTTTAATTATGGTACTGAAACTTATAAGCAGTACAATTTCAGATCAAATATTGATGTTCAGGTGACAGATTACTTCAAATTTGGCTTTGATTTATCAGGAAGAATGGAAGACCGTCACCGTCCGGTTAATGATCCATTCTCTCATATCATGTTATACCTGCCTATGTGGCAACTTCACTGGCCAGGTACGGATTATTTGTACCCATGCAGAGATGGCCAAAACATAATTAATATGGTTAGCGATGCAGCGGGGTACAGAAATCAGAATTATCGTGGAGTGACAAGTACTTTATCTTTTAAACTCGACCTACCATGGGTCAAGGGACTTTGGGTAGATGGAAGTGCTAACTACGATGCAGGATACAATTTTAATAAAACATGGAATACTCCCTCTTATGTGTACAATAAGAACAGTTTTACGGGAATATATACAAAAACGACAATTGGTTCAGCTAAAGCATCACTGTCTGAAAATTTTGATCAAAGTACATTTATGACAGTTAACGCTAAAATAAACTTTAAGCGTAGCTTTAAAAAACACAATCTGGATGCTATGGCTGGTTACGAACAGCGGCAAACCAATTATGACTATTTAAGTGCTTTCCGGAATAACTTTATTTCTACGGAACTTCCTCAATTATTTGCCGGAAGCAGTGTAGCCAGTGATCAGGGGAATAGTGGCACAGCCTCGACTACAGCAAGGCAAAACTATTTTGGCAGAGCATCCTATGACTATGCAGGTAAATATTTAGCTCAGGCAATTTTCAGGTACGATGGATCGATGAATTTTGCCAAAGATAAACGATGGGGCTTATTCCCCGGATTCTCATTGGGATGGAGATTATCGGAAGAATCATTTATGAAAGGAGTGACCTTTATTAATAATTTAAAAATCAGGGCATCCTATGGTGAAATGGGAAATGATCAGGTAAGTTCTTATCAGTATTTGATGAGTTATGGCTACAATACAAATTACAGCAATGTAATTGGGAACAACGATGTATCAGGTTTGACCCAGAGTGGTGTGCCTAATCCTGATATAACCTGGGAGGTAGCCAAAACATCGAATCTCGGATTGGAAGCCACCCTTTGGGATAATCTTTTGGGCGTAGAATTTGATGTTTTCAAAACAAGACGGTCCAATATTCTGACAACGCGCAATGCCGTTGTCCCCGATTATACCGGATTAGCTCTTCCATCACAAAACGTGGGTATTGTCGAAAACAAGGGGTTCGAGTTGCAACTGTCGCATATCAATAATAAACATGCCATAAAATATAGTTTAACCGGAAATTTCTCCTTCGCAAGGAACAAGGTCATTTATGCTGATGAGGTGCCAGCAGCTGAACCGTATCAGTTAGCCACTGGTAGGCCTATTGGTTCAGCCTTATATTACAATGCAATAGGCATTTTCCGCGATCAGGCACAAATTAACAGCACTCCACACCTGGTAGGGGCAACACCCGGGGATATCATATTTCAGGATGCTAACAACGACGGTGTGATTAATAGCAGGGACCAGATAAGAATTAATGAAACGAATGTCCCTCAAATCGTTTATGGTTTTACGACATCATTCAGTTATAAAGGGTTTGACCTATCGGCATTATTTCAGGGACAGGCAAATGCAATATTTTATTCCAACTGGTTTGGAAGATTTAATTCCGACGTAGGAAATTTTTTCACTGCACGTGCTGAGGGTCGTTGGACCCCACAAAATATAGAAGGTACAATGCCTCGAAATGATTATGGCGGGAACAGTAATCTTGTACAATCTACTCAATGGTTAAAAGATGCAGGTTTCTTACGATTGAAAAATCTGGAACTTGGCTACAATTTGCCGAAACGTATCACTGAAAAATTAAAAGTTCAGGGATTTCGGATTTTTGTCAATGGCTTTAACCTGTTTTACTTGTATGACCATTTGAAAGATTGGGGGCAGGATCCGGAAGCTAATAATACTACCTTTTATTATTCTCAACAACGTGTTTTGAATATGGGATTCAACTTAACTTTTTAA
- a CDS encoding iron ABC transporter permease: MIEMQKKYLQWSLYLVGLVVLLVASVILSLSVGEMNLGFMDILSILRKGHESMEYTILCQIRFPRVLLGIAVGGALSLSGILLQGVYRNPLVEPYTLGISGGASLGVAFVIVFGLHQLVGSFMLPLAGFAGSFLIIFLVYTISTRNGRVNIQTMLLTGVMVSFIASSAMMLLMATTSSENLHGIIFWIMGSLDEPDMMLIYITLILAFVSLVVSYFFVQPLNALRLGEEKAKHLGINTDTVIKLLFLLASLLAGVSVAVAGVIGFVGLIIPHLMRLLVGSDYRILLISSFLSGSIFLVLSDVIARTIISPNELPIGVITGIAGGVVFLLMMSRSSIRSLNKSR; this comes from the coding sequence ATGATTGAAATGCAGAAAAAATACCTTCAATGGTCGCTCTATCTGGTTGGATTAGTTGTCCTGCTTGTTGCTTCTGTGATTTTGTCTCTGTCGGTTGGCGAAATGAACCTCGGGTTTATGGACATTTTAAGTATTCTCCGGAAAGGGCATGAAAGTATGGAATATACCATTTTATGCCAAATCCGCTTTCCACGCGTGTTGCTTGGCATTGCTGTTGGTGGGGCGCTCAGCCTTTCTGGCATTTTATTGCAAGGTGTTTACCGCAATCCATTGGTTGAGCCTTATACGCTTGGGATTTCTGGTGGTGCGTCATTGGGCGTTGCCTTCGTTATCGTATTCGGATTGCATCAACTCGTTGGGTCGTTTATGCTGCCCCTTGCAGGTTTTGCCGGTTCGTTCCTGATTATTTTCCTGGTTTACACCATCAGCACCCGCAATGGCCGTGTGAATATTCAAACCATGTTGCTTACCGGGGTAATGGTCAGTTTCATCGCGTCGTCGGCCATGATGCTTCTGATGGCAACTACCAGTTCAGAAAACCTGCACGGTATTATTTTCTGGATCATGGGATCATTGGATGAACCCGACATGATGTTGATATACATCACCTTGATTCTGGCTTTTGTTTCCCTGGTCGTTTCGTACTTTTTTGTGCAGCCGCTCAATGCCTTGAGATTGGGCGAAGAAAAGGCCAAACATCTCGGAATTAATACCGACACCGTAATCAAACTCTTGTTCCTGCTTGCCTCGCTGCTTGCCGGTGTTTCGGTGGCGGTGGCCGGTGTGATCGGTTTTGTTGGGCTGATTATCCCGCACCTGATGCGCCTTTTGGTGGGTTCCGATTACCGGATCCTGCTGATCAGTTCCTTTTTGTCGGGTTCCATTTTTCTGGTTCTTTCCGATGTCATTGCACGCACCATCATATCGCCCAACGAATTACCCATAGGGGTGATTACCGGGATTGCCGGTGGTGTTGTTTTCCTGTTGATGATGAGCCGTTCTTCCATCCGTTCACTTAATAAAAGCCGATGA
- a CDS encoding RNA polymerase sigma-70 factor gives MYIYDSSLIGKLKNGDISSFEVIYKSHYRRIFHFALQYLRNEEACSNIIQDVFSSLWDNKEKLTIETNLNAWLFTVTKNRCLKYIRDLKLEKRHLGNLAEQRMSLIHDALNSLDTSSLAFYEIEKLIQQTLDSLSPQCRRAFEMSRFDEKKYSEIADEMQIAQKTVETHISNALKIFRITLKDYLPLVIFLFR, from the coding sequence ATGTATATCTACGATAGTTCGTTAATCGGGAAATTGAAAAATGGGGATATTTCTTCGTTTGAGGTTATCTATAAATCGCACTACCGACGTATTTTCCATTTTGCACTTCAGTATCTTCGCAACGAAGAAGCCTGTTCCAACATTATTCAGGATGTGTTTTCTTCCTTGTGGGACAACAAGGAAAAACTGACAATTGAGACCAACCTGAATGCCTGGCTTTTTACCGTGACCAAAAACAGGTGCCTGAAATATATCCGGGATTTAAAATTAGAGAAGCGGCATCTTGGTAATTTGGCTGAGCAACGTATGAGTCTTATTCATGATGCCTTGAACAGTTTGGATACCTCCTCCCTGGCTTTTTATGAGATAGAGAAGCTTATTCAACAGACACTGGACAGTTTGTCTCCGCAATGCCGGAGGGCTTTCGAAATGAGCCGTTTCGATGAAAAGAAATATTCAGAAATCGCCGATGAAATGCAAATTGCACAGAAAACCGTGGAAACGCACATCTCCAACGCCCTTAAAATATTCCGTATCACACTCAAAGATTACCTTCCACTTGTGATTTTTCTCTTCCGCTAA